In the genome of Rhodamnia argentea isolate NSW1041297 chromosome 3, ASM2092103v1, whole genome shotgun sequence, one region contains:
- the LOC115728740 gene encoding probable prefoldin subunit 3, with translation MASSSGSGEVATERRGIPGAQFVEDVQTYLAQAGLDVNSALAFLQERLQQYKLVEMKLLAQQRDLQAKIPDIEKCLDIVATLQAKKGSGGALFADFEVSEGIYSRARIEDTDSVCLWLGANVMLEYSCDEATTLLQKNLENAKASLEVLVADLQFLRDQVTIMQVTIARVYNWDVHQKRIRQAGAPAKDS, from the exons ATGGCGTCATCATCGGGCTCGGGCGAGGTCGCGACGGAGAGAAGAGGAATACCGGGCGCTCAATTCGTGGAAGATGTCCAGACTTACCTCGCTCAAGCCGGCCTCGACGTCAACTCTGCTCTAGCCTTCCTCCAAGAGCG GCTTCAGCAATACAAGCTTGTTGAGATGAAACTCCTAGCTCAACAGAGGGATCTTCAG GCAAAAATTCCTGATATTGAGAAGTGTTTGGACATAGTCGCTACTCTACAGGCCAAGAAGGGTTCTGGTGGG GCACTCTTTGCTGATTTTGAAGTCTCTGAAGGCATATATTCACGAGCTCGAATTGAAGATACTGATTCAGTATGCCTATGGCTGGGAGCAAATGTTATGTTGGAGTATTCATGTGATGAG GCCACAACTCTTCTACAAAAGAACTTAGAAAATGCTAAAGCAAGTTTAGAAGTTCTTGTTGCTGATCTGCAATTCTTAAGGGACCAAGTAACAATCATGCAG GTTACGATTGCTCGTGTGTATAATTGGGATGTTCACCAAAAGAGAATCCGTCAAGCTGGTGCTCCTGCCAAAGACTCTTAA
- the LOC115732186 gene encoding uncharacterized protein LOC115732186 yields the protein MISSAKPKITVESQNFNTSVVKKLNLILLLTIATSAFAVFGYLVHTINQLDDGNSLKVLDLSTDMGEQTIADGGSYEWKFSEDPSHDTQLLCDGNMPGADVLHFAAYVQRRDSCFEDCDWKFTSNGVFRLVVGQWEFYFSISAISS from the coding sequence ATGATTTCTAGCGCAAAACCAAAGATCACAGTCGAATCCCAAAACTTTAACACCTCCGTCGTCAAGAAGCTCAACCTCATCCTCTTGTTAACCATCGCGACATCGGCATTCGCAGTGTTCGGCTATTTAGTCCACACCATCAACCAATTGGACGACGGCAACTCCCTCAAGGTGCTCGACCTATCGACGGACATGGGTGAACAGACCATCGCAGACGGCGGCTCGTACGAGTGGAAGTTCAGCGAGGACCCGAGCCATGACACTCAGTTGCTGTGCGACGGGAACATGCCGGGGGCTGACGTGCTCCACTTCGCGGCGTACGTCCAGCGAAGGGACTCATGCTTCGAGGACTGCGATTGGAAGTTTACTAGCAACGGGGTTTTCCGGTTGGTCGTTGGGCAGTGGGAGTTTTACTtctccatctcggccataagTTCATAG